A part of Methanomassiliicoccales archaeon genomic DNA contains:
- a CDS encoding CoB--CoM heterodisulfide reductase iron-sulfur subunit A family protein, translated as MRVTDVLIVGGGVAGLTVAKELARDGIRSVIVEKGDRPGGRTSLISHVFPSKVSGHQIIAELSSKIDRDMVDILTSSTVVRISRDDVAFLAEVNSGENELTVRSKAVVLATGLEPIDASIIREFGLGRFADVITSLDLEMMLSSGKVKRPSDGSIPRTVVFVQCVGSRVERRGVRYCSNICCMNAIKNSSLIREMHPGTRCFVLYIDIRTHGKGYEDAYKEARRKGVVFIRGQPSMVLQKDSSLSVCGENTLLKELYEIEADLVVLSVGLRTSKEERTLFSSCGVGMDRDGLPLTSDEIMAISTSRADGIFLAGSMEAPKDIRDTISHARCSAADVRRYLGK; from the coding sequence ATGAGGGTGACCGATGTATTGATCGTGGGGGGAGGAGTCGCGGGCCTGACCGTTGCGAAGGAGCTCGCCCGGGATGGGATAAGGTCGGTGATCGTCGAAAAGGGAGACAGGCCGGGCGGAAGGACATCTCTCATCTCGCACGTCTTCCCCTCAAAGGTATCTGGACATCAGATAATAGCTGAATTATCCTCTAAGATCGACAGGGATATGGTCGATATCCTGACCTCATCGACCGTCGTCCGCATCTCAAGAGATGACGTTGCGTTCCTGGCCGAAGTGAACTCAGGCGAAAACGAGCTTACCGTCCGCTCAAAGGCTGTGGTGCTGGCGACTGGTCTGGAGCCGATAGACGCCAGCATTATCCGCGAGTTCGGGCTCGGAAGGTTCGCTGATGTCATCACCTCCTTGGACCTCGAGATGATGCTCTCCTCTGGTAAGGTGAAGAGACCATCGGATGGTTCGATACCAAGGACGGTGGTCTTTGTGCAATGTGTGGGGTCGAGGGTGGAGAGAAGAGGCGTCAGATATTGTAGCAACATCTGTTGCATGAACGCCATCAAGAACTCGTCTTTGATCAGGGAGATGCACCCTGGAACGAGGTGCTTCGTGCTTTACATCGACATAAGGACACATGGCAAGGGCTATGAGGATGCGTACAAGGAAGCGAGGAGGAAAGGCGTCGTTTTCATCAGGGGGCAGCCTTCAATGGTCCTCCAAAAGGACAGCTCTTTATCGGTGTGCGGGGAGAACACATTGTTGAAAGAACTATATGAGATCGAGGCCGACCTCGTGGTCCTGAGCGTGGGCCTCAGGACATCCAAGGAGGAGCGGACGCTCTTTTCCTCCTGTGGTGTCGGGATGGACAGGGACGGTCTCCCCTTGACGTCTGATGAGATCATGGCCATATCAACATCTAGGGCCGATGGTATCTTCCTGGCCGGATCGATGGAGGCGCCCAAGGACATAAGGGACACGATCTCTCATGCCAGATGCAGCGCGGCCGACGTCAGGAGATATCTTGGAAAGTAA
- a CDS encoding ABC transporter ATP-binding protein — protein MLEIEDLSVEVGGREVLHDVNLSVMAGYTNVLFGPNGSGKSTLLMTIMGFSGYKVTKGRIIFNDEDITHKSVSDRAKAGIGLMMQRPPNLVGVQLGNLLKIMSKGRVRPEALAADLNMTNFLTRDVNVGFSGGEIKRSELLQLEAQNPCFIMLDEPESGVDIVSIERVGKKIHDLLQGTSCAGKRESTGKGALVITHTGQILDYVNADRGYVMCKGTVACTGNPRELLHEIRTKGYDECISCNIRKRNVRHIEVEGAE, from the coding sequence ATGTTAGAGATAGAGGATCTGTCCGTCGAGGTCGGTGGGAGAGAGGTGCTTCATGACGTGAACCTCTCTGTCATGGCCGGTTATACCAATGTCCTGTTCGGACCAAACGGCTCGGGGAAGTCGACCTTGTTGATGACAATAATGGGTTTCAGCGGTTACAAGGTGACCAAGGGGAGGATAATATTCAATGATGAGGACATCACGCACAAATCAGTGTCGGACAGGGCCAAGGCAGGCATTGGCCTCATGATGCAAAGGCCGCCGAACCTTGTGGGCGTCCAGCTCGGGAACCTTCTCAAGATCATGAGCAAAGGGAGGGTCAGGCCAGAGGCCCTAGCGGCGGACCTAAATATGACCAATTTCCTGACCAGAGATGTCAATGTCGGGTTCAGCGGAGGGGAGATCAAGAGGTCGGAGCTCCTGCAGCTGGAGGCGCAGAACCCGTGCTTCATCATGCTTGATGAGCCGGAAAGCGGCGTCGATATCGTCTCGATAGAAAGGGTGGGAAAAAAGATCCATGACCTGTTGCAAGGAACCTCCTGCGCAGGTAAGAGGGAATCCACTGGAAAGGGGGCGCTTGTGATCACCCATACTGGACAGATCCTTGATTATGTGAACGCTGACAGAGGGTATGTGATGTGCAAAGGGACGGTGGCCTGCACTGGAAACCCTAGAGAGCTGCTGCATGAGATCAGAACGAAGGGATATGATGAGTGCATCAGTTGCAACATCAGAAAGAGGAACGTCAGGCACATCGAGGTAGAGGGGGCCGAGTGA
- a CDS encoding SufD family Fe-S cluster assembly protein: protein MADDQDVRKKAEMAKEKKAAFGQDIELEKFSSARKDLAKASNLTELSDEDKRTLLNVGVLPNEEGRSGSFVLMDNTVVHERQMGTGVEVMSLQKALGVHDWLKEYSWKAVQPDADKYTSRTFLEEADGYFIHALPGQKVRMPVQTCLMLKSKDSAQTVHNVIVVEEGAELEVVTGCSTSKHVDRALHLGISEFYLKRNAKLTFTMIHNWAENIGVRPRTVIEMDEGAIFINNYVALKPVRSIQTYPTCRMNGPNGVCVFNSVAVAHPGSEMDMGSRVIMNAPGCKAEITSRTITTGGVMIARGQMVGAAPNVKGHLECKGLILSDKGTQIAIPELEARVPDVEMTHEAAVGKIAQDQVEYLMSRGLTEEEAVGIIVKGFLDVGIRGLPPQLKAEIDATLEQVDLSNM from the coding sequence ATGGCGGACGACCAAGATGTGAGAAAAAAGGCCGAGATGGCAAAGGAGAAGAAGGCCGCCTTTGGTCAGGACATAGAGCTAGAGAAGTTCTCATCCGCAAGGAAGGACCTGGCAAAGGCCAGCAACCTGACCGAGCTAAGTGATGAGGACAAAAGGACCCTTCTGAATGTCGGCGTCCTTCCCAACGAGGAGGGGCGCTCCGGCTCGTTCGTGCTCATGGACAACACCGTTGTCCATGAGAGGCAGATGGGGACCGGGGTGGAGGTGATGTCCCTCCAGAAGGCACTAGGTGTACATGACTGGCTCAAGGAATATAGCTGGAAGGCGGTCCAGCCAGATGCTGATAAGTACACCTCAAGGACCTTTCTTGAGGAGGCGGACGGTTATTTCATCCATGCTCTTCCAGGTCAGAAGGTCAGGATGCCCGTCCAGACCTGCCTCATGTTGAAGTCGAAGGACTCTGCGCAGACGGTCCATAATGTCATAGTCGTCGAGGAAGGGGCCGAGCTAGAGGTGGTCACTGGGTGCAGCACGAGCAAACATGTAGACCGAGCGTTGCATCTGGGCATATCCGAGTTCTACCTTAAGAGGAACGCCAAGCTCACCTTCACTATGATACACAACTGGGCGGAGAATATCGGTGTCCGCCCAAGGACCGTTATCGAGATGGACGAGGGCGCCATCTTCATCAACAACTATGTTGCACTTAAGCCTGTCAGGTCTATCCAAACGTACCCCACGTGCAGGATGAACGGCCCGAACGGGGTCTGTGTGTTCAACTCGGTCGCGGTAGCTCATCCTGGAAGCGAGATGGACATGGGTTCCAGGGTCATCATGAACGCGCCGGGGTGCAAGGCGGAGATAACCTCGAGGACGATCACCACAGGTGGGGTCATGATAGCGAGGGGGCAGATGGTCGGGGCCGCTCCGAACGTGAAGGGACATCTCGAATGCAAGGGCCTGATCCTATCGGACAAGGGGACGCAGATCGCCATACCGGAGCTGGAGGCCAGGGTGCCAGATGTCGAGATGACGCATGAGGCGGCGGTCGGGAAGATAGCTCAGGACCAGGTGGAATACCTGATGTCGCGCGGGCTGACGGAGGAGGAGGCGGTCGGGATAATAGTCAAGGGATTCCTTGATGTGGGCATCAGGGGCCTTCCCCCACAGCTCAAGGCGGAGATCGATGCCACATTGGAACAGGTGGACCTTTCCAACATGTGA
- a CDS encoding hydantoinase/oxoprolinase family protein has translation MTVRLGLGIDNGGTFTDAVIVDLDTKKIISKAKSPTTYDDLSVGILGAVDGALSGCDVDRSLIKLVGISTTLATNSILQGKGGHVGLIGIGWRPDPEWDLGASKMRFIKGGCDSVGRVLQSIDESELDDAIEEVTKEVDAVVVSGMFSVCNGHQEIRVRDAVRKKAGLPVLMGQSFTSELGIYERTVTAVLNGKLLPIINDFFDGIESSMRAREITGRIFVFKGDGGMMSISHAREVPIEMVLSGPAASLMGGKVLSGLDECWVIDMGGTSTDIACLDGGFPRLNMEGAMVGNWRTRVKGIDIWTCGLGGDSIIRLDKDRGLVVGPEKVMPLAIASVRYPGFKAKLEASKDLEHYTPVKADISRLTEKERTVYDFVKGHAPCSWFDMIMGLEGKAMVTSTLLESMRLRGLLMRTGLTPTDALHFLGKFRSGDVEASRVGMSLMSERMSEDAETLAKMILKLMVTRVGEELLKKALVDSGSKLDGGGAFHKLLRGATGHESVGGYNIKMSPGRPIVGIGAPAKEFILPLRERIDGDVVVPEGHDVGNALGAVCSEVSEMFSAQVYARDDKYLVFSPMSSPSQYSRLEEAISSARAYTSSVVRDRIAKQDVEDVRIRVDVIEKKFPDGFGREMKFVNWVDVRALALARPRLR, from the coding sequence ATGACCGTTAGACTCGGACTTGGCATTGACAATGGTGGTACTTTCACTGATGCGGTCATCGTCGATCTGGACACGAAGAAGATAATATCGAAGGCAAAGAGCCCCACAACCTACGACGACCTATCGGTCGGTATACTTGGGGCAGTGGACGGCGCCTTATCGGGATGCGATGTGGACAGGTCTTTGATCAAGCTTGTAGGTATATCCACGACCCTTGCCACAAATTCCATCCTCCAAGGAAAGGGGGGTCATGTCGGCCTGATAGGCATCGGCTGGAGACCTGACCCAGAATGGGACCTTGGCGCCAGTAAGATGCGTTTCATCAAAGGTGGGTGCGACTCGGTCGGTCGGGTGCTCCAGAGCATAGATGAGAGCGAGCTGGATGATGCCATAGAAGAGGTCACGAAAGAGGTCGATGCCGTTGTGGTGTCCGGCATGTTCAGCGTCTGTAACGGTCATCAGGAGATACGTGTGAGGGACGCGGTCAGGAAAAAGGCGGGGCTACCGGTCCTGATGGGGCAGTCCTTCACTTCTGAGCTTGGCATCTATGAGCGCACGGTAACGGCCGTACTGAACGGCAAGTTGCTTCCGATAATCAATGACTTCTTTGACGGTATTGAGAGCTCCATGAGGGCAAGGGAGATCACTGGTAGGATCTTCGTCTTCAAAGGAGATGGGGGCATGATGAGCATATCCCATGCAAGAGAGGTGCCTATCGAGATGGTGTTATCCGGCCCAGCGGCTAGCCTCATGGGAGGAAAGGTCCTATCAGGACTGGACGAGTGCTGGGTCATCGATATGGGCGGGACATCCACCGACATCGCCTGCCTTGATGGAGGGTTCCCCCGCCTCAATATGGAAGGGGCGATGGTGGGCAATTGGAGGACGAGGGTCAAAGGCATCGATATCTGGACCTGCGGTCTCGGTGGGGATTCGATCATAAGATTGGACAAGGACCGAGGTCTGGTCGTTGGGCCTGAAAAGGTGATGCCTTTGGCAATCGCATCCGTGAGATATCCCGGCTTCAAGGCCAAATTGGAAGCGAGCAAGGACCTTGAACATTACACGCCAGTCAAGGCGGACATAAGCCGCCTGACAGAAAAGGAGAGGACGGTCTATGACTTCGTCAAAGGACATGCCCCCTGTTCCTGGTTCGACATGATAATGGGCCTCGAGGGAAAAGCGATGGTCACATCCACCCTTTTGGAAAGCATGAGGCTTAGAGGTCTGCTTATGAGGACTGGACTGACGCCGACAGATGCTCTTCACTTCCTAGGGAAATTCAGGTCTGGGGACGTCGAAGCGTCCCGGGTGGGGATGTCCTTGATGTCCGAGAGGATGAGCGAGGACGCGGAAACACTTGCGAAGATGATCCTGAAACTGATGGTCACCAGGGTGGGGGAGGAACTTTTAAAGAAGGCCTTGGTGGACTCGGGCTCGAAATTGGATGGGGGAGGCGCATTCCATAAGCTCTTGAGAGGAGCGACAGGCCATGAGAGCGTCGGAGGGTACAATATCAAGATGTCCCCTGGGCGCCCCATAGTTGGGATAGGGGCCCCGGCCAAGGAATTTATCCTTCCGCTCAGAGAGCGGATCGACGGGGATGTCGTGGTACCGGAGGGCCATGATGTGGGAAACGCCCTGGGCGCCGTATGCAGCGAGGTCTCAGAGATGTTCTCCGCACAGGTCTATGCCAGGGACGACAAATATCTGGTGTTCAGCCCTATGTCGTCACCATCACAGTATTCCAGATTAGAGGAGGCGATATCATCGGCAAGGGCTTACACTTCCAGCGTGGTCAGGGACAGGATCGCCAAGCAGGACGTGGAGGACGTCCGCATACGTGTTGATGTGATCGAAAAGAAGTTCCCTGATGGGTTTGGAAGGGAGATGAAGTTCGTCAATTGGGTGGATGTAAGGGCTTTGGCTCTCGCAAGACCGAGGCTTAGATGA
- a CDS encoding restriction endonuclease produces MIVVKRSGERERYDPSKTKASLLRAGVSAAEADRIVERLRPELYDGITTEEIYRKVNMMLDSERKAKFGLKKAIMNLGPDGYAFETFIAKLFEAMGYETKLRQVLQGQCIQHEVDVILLKDRASEIVECKFHNSQGIKCSVQTALYTYGRFLDLQSIDGHQAIWLVTNTRFSSDVVRYAECMGMKLLGWRYPDGRGLEELVEEHRLYPMTVMDIRRADMRALLEHDFVLAKDLLDRKEEIRRTLPWVDIRSASKSAEALLH; encoded by the coding sequence ATGATAGTCGTAAAACGGTCGGGAGAGAGGGAGCGTTATGACCCTTCAAAGACCAAGGCCTCCCTGCTCAGGGCTGGTGTTTCCGCCGCAGAGGCGGACCGAATAGTTGAAAGGTTGCGGCCAGAACTATATGATGGCATCACGACCGAGGAAATATATCGCAAGGTCAATATGATGCTCGATTCGGAGCGAAAGGCCAAGTTCGGGCTGAAGAAGGCGATCATGAACCTAGGTCCAGACGGCTATGCCTTCGAGACATTCATCGCCAAGCTTTTCGAGGCCATGGGATATGAGACCAAGTTACGTCAGGTCCTGCAAGGACAGTGCATCCAACACGAGGTCGATGTGATCCTTCTGAAAGACCGCGCCAGCGAGATAGTGGAATGCAAGTTCCACAACTCACAGGGTATCAAATGCTCGGTCCAGACGGCCCTATATACCTATGGGAGGTTCCTGGACCTTCAGTCCATAGATGGTCATCAGGCGATCTGGCTCGTCACCAACACCAGATTCTCGAGCGATGTGGTGAGATACGCTGAGTGCATGGGCATGAAATTATTAGGCTGGAGATACCCAGATGGAAGAGGCCTGGAAGAGCTTGTCGAAGAGCACAGGCTTTATCCCATGACCGTAATGGATATCAGGAGGGCCGATATGAGGGCGCTCCTTGAACATGATTTCGTCCTGGCCAAAGACCTGCTCGATAGAAAGGAGGAAATACGCAGGACGCTTCCATGGGTCGACATCCGGAGTGCGTCCAAGAGCGCTGAGGCGTTGTTACATTGA
- the wecB gene encoding UDP-N-acetylglucosamine 2-epimerase (non-hydrolyzing) translates to MKICLVLGTRPEIIKMAPVVRELKTRGLDHYVVHTGQHYSYEMDRVFFKDLELQDAKYNLNVGSGTHGKQTAAILAGVEKVLMQERPDVVLVQGDTNTVLAGALAAAKMGIDIGHVEAGLRSYDRRMPEEINRVMADHISDILYPPTERSRSNLLAEGISSEKMVVTGNTVVDAVIQNLEISRRRSKILEALELRSDAYILATAHRQENVDDKRRMWAIVEGLKNASNESGLPVIFPIHPRTRKNIESFGIVLPEEIRPVEPLGYLDFLQLEANARLLMTDSGGVQEEGCILHVPCVTMRGSTERPETVEVGANTLAGIDAVAMAEAAGQMLMKKRDWPNPLGDGMAAKRIVEDLMQRYF, encoded by the coding sequence ATGAAGATATGCTTGGTGCTGGGCACAAGACCTGAGATCATAAAAATGGCGCCCGTCGTCCGTGAGCTGAAGACGAGGGGGCTGGACCATTATGTGGTGCATACTGGTCAGCACTACTCTTATGAGATGGACAGGGTCTTCTTCAAAGACCTTGAACTGCAGGATGCGAAGTACAATCTCAACGTCGGCTCAGGGACGCATGGTAAACAGACAGCGGCCATCCTTGCCGGGGTGGAGAAGGTCCTCATGCAGGAGAGGCCGGATGTCGTTCTGGTCCAAGGTGATACCAATACAGTGCTGGCAGGGGCCCTGGCCGCCGCAAAGATGGGCATAGACATAGGACATGTCGAGGCCGGTCTGCGCTCTTATGACCGTCGGATGCCAGAGGAGATAAACAGGGTCATGGCAGACCATATATCAGACATCCTGTACCCCCCGACCGAGAGGTCGAGGTCAAATCTTTTGGCCGAGGGCATATCATCAGAAAAGATGGTTGTTACAGGAAATACGGTCGTTGATGCGGTGATCCAGAACCTTGAGATTTCCCGGAGGAGGTCCAAGATCTTGGAGGCCCTCGAACTCCGTTCGGACGCATATATCCTGGCGACGGCACATAGACAGGAGAACGTCGATGACAAGAGAAGGATGTGGGCCATCGTGGAGGGCCTGAAGAACGCCTCGAACGAATCCGGCCTTCCAGTGATCTTCCCCATCCATCCTAGGACAAGGAAGAATATTGAGAGCTTCGGGATCGTTCTTCCTGAGGAGATCAGGCCAGTAGAACCATTAGGATATCTGGACTTCCTACAGCTCGAGGCCAACGCCAGACTTCTCATGACAGATTCTGGTGGTGTTCAAGAGGAGGGGTGCATACTTCACGTCCCATGTGTGACCATGAGGGGCTCGACCGAGAGGCCTGAGACGGTCGAGGTCGGCGCGAACACCCTCGCGGGCATCGACGCGGTCGCGATGGCTGAGGCCGCCGGGCAAATGTTAATGAAGAAACGGGATTGGCCTAACCCTCTTGGGGATGGGATGGCCGCGAAGAGGATCGTGGAAGACCTGATGCAAAGGTACTTCTGA
- a CDS encoding Mrp/NBP35 family ATP-binding protein: MEQADEIDVQTVKGEDVKLLKKLGKIKHKIIVMSGKGGVGKSTVATNLAMCISMRGLNTGIMDADIHGPNIPKMLGVEDAPLMADGEGIFPVDVTPHLRTISMAFLLSDKDSPVVWRGPAKMGAIRQFLSDVNWGDLDYLVVDLPPGTGDEPLSVAQLIPEADGAIIVTTPQDVALLDSRKSVMFAKKLGLPVLGIVENMSGFKCPHCGEQIDLFKVGGGERAAKDLAVPFLGRVPIDQAMVISGDEGRPIVLSAPDSPGAKAFEEIAEKVISTIESQSPRRPTKRM; this comes from the coding sequence ATGGAGCAGGCAGACGAGATCGATGTTCAGACCGTCAAAGGGGAGGATGTCAAACTGTTGAAGAAGCTTGGAAAGATAAAGCACAAGATCATCGTGATGAGCGGGAAGGGAGGGGTTGGAAAAAGCACGGTGGCAACCAATCTTGCCATGTGCATATCGATGCGAGGGCTGAACACGGGCATCATGGATGCCGATATACATGGCCCTAATATCCCAAAGATGCTGGGCGTGGAGGATGCGCCCTTGATGGCGGACGGGGAGGGGATATTTCCGGTCGATGTCACACCGCACCTCAGAACGATATCCATGGCATTCCTTCTGTCCGATAAGGACTCCCCGGTCGTCTGGAGGGGACCGGCCAAGATGGGTGCGATAAGGCAGTTCCTCTCGGATGTTAACTGGGGGGACCTCGACTATCTCGTGGTCGACCTGCCACCGGGCACTGGTGATGAACCGCTCAGCGTCGCCCAGCTCATCCCTGAGGCGGACGGCGCGATCATCGTGACCACGCCACAGGACGTGGCCCTCCTCGATTCCAGGAAGTCCGTCATGTTCGCCAAGAAGTTAGGGCTGCCAGTACTAGGGATCGTTGAGAACATGTCGGGGTTCAAGTGCCCTCATTGCGGTGAACAGATCGACCTGTTCAAGGTAGGGGGAGGGGAGAGGGCCGCCAAGGACCTTGCGGTGCCTTTCCTGGGAAGGGTCCCTATAGACCAGGCGATGGTCATATCTGGAGATGAGGGTAGGCCCATCGTCCTGAGCGCCCCTGATTCCCCTGGGGCAAAGGCATTCGAGGAGATCGCAGAGAAGGTCATTAGCACGATCGAGTCGCAGTCGCCAAGGAGACCGACCAAGAGGATGTGA
- a CDS encoding universal stress protein, with protein MEKKVLLPTDSSLPALVATIEAVKMAKERNAKLIILNVVEMTPVTGVEEQAENVALKRCSDIDGMAFAKALAMRDGVPYEEVIREGPVSGEIVNVANTMGAEVIVMGSSAPSGLRGLYLGDVARAVAKHAKCEVVTINPTKEQGMSALELARSLDGRRKPVTVKHLTSTKQFKVGLALFGIYVAFYAALMIMGSFERDLMSERFLGLNVGLVMGILAIFIAIIMAILFNWYAVKMEKAQEG; from the coding sequence ATGGAGAAAAAGGTCCTTTTGCCCACGGACAGTTCCCTCCCGGCCCTGGTGGCGACTATCGAGGCGGTCAAGATGGCAAAGGAGAGGAATGCCAAATTGATCATCCTCAACGTCGTGGAGATGACCCCGGTCACCGGTGTCGAGGAGCAGGCGGAGAATGTTGCTCTGAAGAGATGCTCTGACATTGATGGGATGGCCTTTGCGAAGGCGCTCGCGATGAGAGACGGAGTACCTTATGAGGAGGTCATCAGAGAAGGGCCGGTCTCTGGCGAGATAGTCAACGTCGCGAACACGATGGGAGCTGAGGTCATTGTCATGGGGAGCTCGGCCCCCAGCGGCCTCAGGGGATTATATCTCGGCGATGTCGCGAGGGCGGTGGCCAAGCATGCCAAGTGCGAGGTGGTCACCATCAACCCGACGAAGGAGCAGGGCATGAGCGCACTTGAGCTCGCAAGGTCCCTTGATGGTCGTAGGAAGCCCGTGACGGTCAAGCATCTGACCTCGACAAAACAGTTCAAGGTGGGGCTTGCGCTCTTCGGGATATATGTGGCGTTCTATGCGGCCCTCATGATCATGGGAAGTTTCGAACGGGACCTGATGTCTGAGAGGTTCCTCGGACTCAATGTCGGTCTCGTGATGGGGATACTGGCTATCTTCATAGCGATAATAATGGCGATCTTGTTCAATTGGTATGCGGTAAAGATGGAGAAGGCCCAGGAGGGCTGA
- a CDS encoding cation acetate symporter, whose translation MTNDFKPLAFGLFVVIVIATLAISIYFSRRVRTAGHYYTAGGGVKWFVNGVAFAGDYLSAASFLGIAGIIAFSGFDGFIYGIGFLAGWIVALFLIAEPLRVMGKFTFADALVSKFKSKYVRLAAAISTLVVSIFYLIPQMVGAGTIIQPLIGFPYEWGVLIVGGIVILIVATAGMVSTTWVQFIKALLLVIAVITLTVGVLAVSGFGPIEFIQEFLDNGAVNPSTGNFAHTGDAFMSPGLKFKDPWDFASLCLALLLGTAALPHILIRYYTVPKPSDARKSTVVAIMMMGLFYVLILYLGLGANYFAGQGEFVVKDSNLAAPTLANFIGGEVFFAIISSIAFATILGTVSGLIMASAGAIAHDIYTEILGKKRSDKAALRVSKLTAVGVGLLAIMLGILMKGENVAFLVGLAFAIAASANIPALIGTLFWKRATDKGIIAGIIVGLVSALVLIWFSPTYQDDPLFPLTNPGIVSVPLGFVSMIGVSLLTGKKGD comes from the coding sequence TTGACCAACGACTTTAAACCTTTAGCCTTCGGGCTGTTCGTGGTGATCGTGATAGCGACCCTCGCGATCTCGATCTATTTCTCTAGGAGGGTGCGTACGGCAGGCCACTACTACACTGCTGGCGGTGGCGTTAAATGGTTCGTGAACGGGGTTGCCTTCGCAGGCGACTACCTCAGCGCGGCATCCTTCCTCGGCATAGCCGGCATCATAGCCTTCAGCGGGTTCGATGGCTTCATCTACGGCATCGGATTCCTGGCCGGATGGATCGTGGCGCTCTTCCTCATAGCGGAGCCGCTCAGGGTGATGGGCAAGTTCACGTTCGCGGACGCCCTGGTGTCGAAGTTCAAGAGCAAATATGTCAGACTGGCGGCGGCCATCAGCACCCTTGTGGTGAGCATATTCTATCTCATACCGCAGATGGTAGGGGCCGGTACGATCATCCAACCATTGATCGGGTTCCCTTATGAATGGGGGGTGCTGATCGTCGGGGGCATCGTGATACTGATAGTGGCCACCGCAGGGATGGTCAGCACCACGTGGGTGCAGTTCATCAAGGCCCTTCTGCTGGTGATAGCTGTCATCACATTGACCGTCGGTGTACTGGCCGTTTCTGGGTTTGGGCCTATTGAGTTCATCCAGGAATTCCTGGACAACGGGGCCGTCAATCCATCGACAGGTAACTTCGCGCATACCGGTGACGCGTTCATGTCACCAGGTCTGAAGTTCAAGGACCCGTGGGACTTTGCGTCACTATGCCTGGCATTGCTGCTCGGGACGGCCGCGCTGCCGCACATCCTGATCAGGTACTATACTGTACCGAAGCCATCGGATGCCAGAAAATCCACCGTGGTAGCGATCATGATGATGGGGCTGTTCTATGTCCTGATACTCTACCTAGGACTGGGTGCCAACTATTTCGCGGGCCAGGGAGAGTTCGTAGTGAAGGACTCGAACCTTGCCGCTCCTACGCTGGCCAACTTCATTGGGGGCGAGGTGTTCTTCGCGATAATATCCTCAATAGCGTTCGCTACCATCCTTGGTACTGTTTCAGGGCTGATCATGGCATCGGCAGGAGCTATCGCTCACGATATATACACCGAGATCCTTGGTAAAAAAAGGTCTGACAAGGCCGCGCTGAGGGTCTCCAAGCTGACGGCGGTAGGGGTCGGTCTGCTGGCGATCATGCTTGGCATACTCATGAAGGGCGAGAACGTCGCATTCCTTGTGGGCTTGGCCTTTGCCATAGCGGCCTCGGCGAACATACCTGCATTGATAGGGACGCTTTTCTGGAAGAGGGCGACGGACAAGGGCATCATCGCCGGGATCATCGTCGGTCTGGTGAGCGCGCTTGTGCTGATCTGGTTCAGCCCCACCTATCAGGACGACCCGTTGTTCCCACTGACCAACCCTGGGATTGTGAGCGTACCATTAGGGTTTGTATCGATGATAGGCGTCTCGCTATTGACAGGAAAGAAGGGCGATTGA